A window of Cohnella herbarum contains these coding sequences:
- the fapR gene encoding transcription factor FapR: MERLPKRQRHQQLSKLLDENPFLTDRELTRQLKVSIQTIRLDRLELAIPELRERLKLMAERSYDSVRSLPLHEVIGDILDLQLDKSGISLFEINDEHVFSRSGIARGHHVFAQANSLAVAVINDEIALTASADIRFIRPARLGEKCIAKAYVRTSGEQKGKAKVEVFTYVGEEMVFQGNFIIYRSAGESKS; this comes from the coding sequence ATGGAACGGCTTCCTAAACGTCAGCGTCATCAACAGCTTAGCAAGCTATTGGACGAGAATCCGTTTCTCACCGACCGGGAACTGACTCGTCAATTAAAAGTCAGCATACAGACGATTCGTTTGGATCGGCTGGAGCTTGCCATTCCGGAATTGCGGGAAAGGCTAAAGCTGATGGCGGAGCGGTCGTACGACTCCGTTCGGTCTTTGCCTTTGCACGAGGTTATCGGCGACATCCTGGATTTGCAATTGGACAAAAGCGGGATTTCCTTATTCGAGATCAACGACGAGCACGTCTTCTCCCGTTCGGGTATCGCACGGGGACATCACGTGTTCGCCCAAGCGAATTCTCTGGCAGTCGCGGTCATCAACGATGAAATCGCTTTGACGGCATCCGCGGATATCCGGTTCATTCGTCCCGCCCGGTTGGGGGAGAAATGCATCGCTAAAGCATACGTTAGAACGAGCGGCGAGCAAAAAGGGAAAGCGAAGGTTGAAGTGTTTACATACGTTGGCGAAGAAATGGTGTTTCAAGGGAACTTCATTATTTATAGATCAGCGGGAGAATCGAAATCATAA
- the rnc gene encoding ribonuclease III, whose product MKEGFQQLQERVNLKFRNSGLLKQAFTHTSYVNEQRGARIADNERLEFLGDAVLQLTVSEYLYRLYPDSPEGEMTRLRASIVCEPSLVRFAEALEFGQVVLLGKGEEQTGGRTRPSLLADAFEAFLGALYLDQGLDAVRDFLERHLFSQLSRDGQAPLKDYKTELQEKVQQLSMGALDYRIIEERGPAHDREFVSVVSIGKQRLGKGIGRSKKEAEQQAASQALTAFAKQYPG is encoded by the coding sequence GTGAAGGAAGGTTTTCAGCAACTGCAGGAACGCGTAAATCTTAAATTTCGCAATTCCGGGCTGTTAAAGCAAGCGTTCACGCATACTTCTTACGTGAATGAACAACGAGGAGCGCGAATCGCGGATAACGAGCGGTTGGAATTTCTCGGGGACGCCGTACTTCAGTTGACGGTATCCGAATATTTGTATCGCCTCTACCCGGATTCTCCGGAAGGGGAAATGACCCGTTTGCGGGCGAGTATCGTCTGCGAACCATCGCTTGTCCGTTTTGCCGAGGCGCTCGAATTCGGGCAGGTCGTGCTGCTCGGCAAAGGGGAGGAGCAAACGGGAGGCCGGACTCGGCCTTCCTTGCTCGCGGACGCGTTCGAAGCTTTCTTGGGCGCGCTTTATTTGGATCAAGGGTTGGATGCCGTTCGGGATTTTCTGGAGCGTCATCTTTTCTCTCAGTTATCTCGCGACGGTCAAGCTCCGCTGAAAGACTATAAAACGGAGCTTCAAGAGAAGGTTCAACAGTTGTCTATGGGCGCTCTGGATTACCGGATCATAGAAGAACGAGGCCCCGCGCACGATCGGGAATTCGTCTCCGTCGTGTCCATCGGCAAGCAGCGTTTAGGCAAGGGGATCGGGCGTTCGAAGAAAGAAGCGGAGCAGCAAGCCGCCTCTCAAGCGCTTACCGCGTTTGCGAAACAGTATCCCGGGTAA
- a CDS encoding 4-fold beta flower protein: MNDWYFDRYGQTAFLLVEGDRFVSRNGRNLGWLQQEKQVYTLTGQPIGYLEKGVLRDRSGGIVGFARSATAYLPSIPGMSGAPSAPSIPGRPPKPGFAGSVSDPGNGGWSSKSVRDFFGTDI, translated from the coding sequence GTGAATGACTGGTATTTCGATCGTTATGGACAAACAGCGTTCTTGTTGGTGGAAGGGGATCGATTCGTTAGCCGGAACGGTCGCAATCTCGGTTGGCTTCAGCAGGAAAAGCAGGTTTATACGCTGACGGGTCAGCCCATCGGTTATTTGGAGAAAGGCGTTCTGAGGGATCGTTCCGGCGGCATCGTCGGATTTGCGAGATCCGCTACGGCCTACTTGCCTTCCATCCCTGGAATGAGCGGCGCTCCGTCGGCCCCATCGATTCCCGGAAGGCCGCCTAAGCCGGGATTTGCCGGCTCGGTTAGCGATCCGGGAAACGGCGGGTGGTCTAGCAAGTCGGTTCGTGATTTTTTCGGTACGGATATTTAG
- the fabF gene encoding beta-ketoacyl-ACP synthase II produces MTQRVVVTGMGVVTSLGSDLPTFWNNLLNGKSGISLIEAFDTTEYTTKIAAEIKDFDPGVYIDKKESRKMDRFVQFGVAASKLALEDSKLVIGENADAERVGVIVGSGIGGLGTWEDQHTILMEKGPRRVSPFFIPMMIANMASGQVSMSTGAKGPNSAAVSACATGTHSIGDSFKMIQRGDADVMICGGAEATIRPIGMAGFCAMRAMSTRNEEPEKASRPFDVDRDGFVMGEGAGVLILESLEHAKARGAHIYAEIIGYGMSGDAHHMTDPDPDGAARCMKKAIKDAGIAPEEIQYINAHGTSTGIGDKSETTAIKSTFGDYAYKLAVSSTKSMTGHLLGAAGGVEAVILGLTLKNGVIPPTANLDNQDPELDLDYVPNKPREADVKVALSNSFGFGGHNATIIMRKYEA; encoded by the coding sequence TTGACACAACGCGTTGTCGTTACAGGCATGGGCGTGGTAACGTCCCTTGGCTCCGATTTGCCCACGTTCTGGAACAATCTGTTGAACGGCAAATCAGGCATAAGCTTAATAGAAGCATTCGATACAACCGAATATACAACGAAGATTGCCGCAGAAATCAAGGATTTCGATCCTGGCGTATATATCGATAAGAAAGAATCCCGCAAGATGGACCGTTTCGTGCAATTCGGCGTTGCGGCCAGCAAGCTTGCTCTCGAAGACTCGAAGCTCGTCATCGGCGAAAACGCGGATGCGGAGCGGGTAGGCGTAATCGTAGGTTCGGGAATCGGCGGTTTAGGCACATGGGAAGATCAGCATACGATTCTGATGGAGAAGGGACCTCGTCGAGTGAGTCCGTTCTTTATCCCGATGATGATCGCGAACATGGCCAGCGGCCAAGTTTCGATGAGCACGGGCGCCAAAGGTCCGAACTCCGCGGCCGTATCGGCTTGCGCTACCGGAACGCACTCTATCGGCGATAGCTTCAAAATGATCCAACGCGGAGACGCGGACGTTATGATCTGCGGCGGAGCGGAAGCAACGATTCGTCCGATCGGCATGGCGGGTTTCTGCGCGATGAGAGCGATGAGCACGCGCAACGAAGAGCCCGAGAAAGCAAGCCGTCCGTTTGACGTCGATCGCGACGGGTTCGTTATGGGCGAAGGCGCGGGAGTTCTTATTCTAGAGTCTCTTGAGCACGCTAAGGCAAGAGGCGCGCATATCTACGCCGAGATCATCGGTTACGGAATGAGCGGAGACGCCCATCACATGACCGATCCGGATCCGGACGGAGCGGCTCGTTGCATGAAGAAAGCGATTAAAGACGCCGGAATCGCTCCGGAAGAAATCCAATATATCAATGCTCACGGAACTTCGACGGGCATCGGCGACAAATCCGAAACGACCGCAATCAAAAGCACTTTCGGAGATTATGCTTATAAGCTTGCGGTTAGTTCGACCAAGTCGATGACAGGACATTTGCTCGGCGCGGCCGGCGGCGTCGAGGCGGTTATTCTCGGATTGACGTTGAAGAACGGGGTTATCCCTCCGACGGCCAATCTCGATAACCAAGATCCGGAGCTTGATTTGGATTACGTACCGAATAAACCGCGTGAGGCGGATGTGAAAGTGGCCTTGTCGAACTCCTTCGGATTCGGCGGCCATAACGCAACGATCATCATGCGTAAATACGAAGCTTAA
- the fabG gene encoding 3-oxoacyl-[acyl-carrier-protein] reductase, whose amino-acid sequence MTKWDLNGKSALVTGASRGIGRSIAIALAEAGADVAINYSGSEAAAAETVKAVEALGRKAIMIKANVGKAAEFDEMVSTVLESFGKLDILVNNAGITRDNLIMRMKESEFDEVIETNLKGVFNGLKAVTRSMMKQRSGRIINISSVVGVLGNAGQANYVAAKAGVIGLTKSAAKELASRGITVNAVAPGFIESDMTDKLPAEYREKLLGEIPIGRMGRPGDIASAVVYLASDAASYMTGQTIHVDGGMYM is encoded by the coding sequence ATGACGAAATGGGATTTGAACGGCAAGAGCGCGCTTGTGACCGGAGCTTCCAGAGGAATCGGTCGTTCGATCGCGATCGCGCTTGCGGAAGCGGGCGCGGACGTGGCGATCAACTATTCCGGAAGCGAAGCGGCTGCCGCGGAAACCGTCAAAGCGGTAGAGGCGTTGGGCCGCAAGGCGATCATGATCAAAGCGAACGTCGGCAAGGCCGCGGAGTTCGACGAAATGGTGTCCACGGTACTGGAATCTTTCGGTAAATTGGACATCCTCGTGAATAACGCGGGCATTACGAGGGATAACTTGATTATGAGAATGAAGGAATCGGAATTCGACGAAGTCATCGAGACGAACCTGAAGGGCGTATTCAACGGACTAAAGGCCGTAACCCGTTCGATGATGAAGCAGCGTTCCGGCCGCATTATCAATATCTCGTCTGTCGTAGGCGTGCTCGGCAATGCCGGTCAAGCTAACTATGTCGCGGCGAAGGCGGGCGTTATCGGGCTGACGAAGTCCGCGGCCAAGGAATTGGCATCCAGGGGAATCACGGTTAACGCCGTTGCCCCGGGTTTTATCGAATCGGATATGACCGACAAGCTTCCTGCAGAGTACAGGGAGAAATTGCTTGGCGAAATTCCGATCGGTCGGATGGGCCGTCCCGGGGACATCGCGTCGGCCGTCGTTTATCTAGCCTCGGATGCGGCTTCCTACATGACCGGCCAAACGATACACGTCGATGGCGGAATGTATATGTAG
- the coaD gene encoding pantetheine-phosphate adenylyltransferase, protein MSPHQTRMEHEFRIAVYPGSFDPVTFGHLDIIRRAAKQFDRVIVAVLNNTVKTPLFSVQERKDLLAEVTRDLPNVEIDSFRDLLVRYMRSRQAQVIVRGIRSVTDFEYELQMASTNRQLDEGIETVFMMTNPKYSYLSSSIVKEIAKFNGPVQDLVPPTVEVALQGKYAASDGEQNKRSKMDGL, encoded by the coding sequence ATGAGCCCTCATCAAACTCGCATGGAACACGAGTTCCGGATCGCGGTTTACCCCGGGAGCTTCGATCCCGTTACTTTCGGACATCTGGATATTATACGCAGGGCGGCCAAACAGTTCGACCGCGTCATCGTGGCGGTATTGAACAACACGGTTAAAACTCCGTTATTTTCGGTTCAAGAGAGAAAAGATTTATTGGCCGAGGTTACGCGAGATCTGCCTAACGTGGAGATCGACAGCTTTCGCGATTTGCTCGTTCGCTATATGCGATCCCGTCAAGCTCAGGTTATCGTTCGAGGTATCCGTTCCGTTACGGACTTCGAATACGAGCTTCAGATGGCATCGACGAACCGTCAACTGGACGAAGGCATCGAAACGGTATTCATGATGACGAATCCTAAGTATTCCTATTTAAGTTCAAGTATCGTAAAAGAGATCGCGAAGTTTAACGGTCCCGTGCAGGATTTGGTGCCGCCGACGGTCGAGGTTGCGTTGCAAGGGAAGTATGCCGCTTCAGACGGAGAGCAAAACAAAAGAAGCAAGATGGATGGATTGTAA
- a CDS encoding YolD-like family protein, translated as MPPVEKPKKKAKDKRPTRDEAILEEIGERLVEAKNEESEVVLTVWGLDEPVQGVIVALDTRTRLVHVEKQGDLTKVPFMDIMKVDNPD; from the coding sequence ATGCCGCCAGTAGAAAAACCAAAGAAGAAAGCCAAGGATAAGAGACCGACGCGCGACGAAGCTATTCTCGAAGAAATCGGGGAGAGACTTGTCGAAGCGAAGAACGAGGAGTCCGAAGTCGTTCTAACCGTTTGGGGGTTGGATGAACCGGTACAAGGCGTTATCGTCGCATTAGATACAAGGACAAGATTAGTCCATGTTGAGAAGCAAGGTGATCTAACCAAAGTACCGTTTATGGATATCATGAAAGTAGATAACCCCGATTGA
- the fabD gene encoding ACP S-malonyltransferase has protein sequence MGKIAYVFPGQGAQAVGMGKDAYESNAKARAIFDQADAALGFPISKLAFEGPDDELRQTANTQPALLATSIALLETYKSQNVKPDYVAGHSLGEYSALVAAGVLDFGDAVRLVRARGQFMEQAVPSGQGAMAAVLGAEREQLQSLCSTITATGDIVELANVNCPGQIVVSGSAEGVAAVGERGKEAGAKRVIPLDVSGPFHSSLMQPAADKLAGELAKAEFRSAQVPVIANVHAKPVTSGDELRELLVQQVVSPVQWEDTIKFLIGQGVDTFVEIGSGTVLAGLIKKIDKSVQVISINSAAAATAVAQ, from the coding sequence TTGGGTAAAATCGCATATGTATTTCCCGGACAAGGCGCGCAAGCGGTCGGGATGGGAAAGGATGCTTACGAGAGTAACGCGAAGGCGCGCGCGATCTTCGATCAGGCGGATGCCGCGCTCGGATTTCCGATATCGAAGCTAGCGTTCGAAGGGCCTGACGACGAATTGCGTCAGACCGCGAATACGCAGCCCGCGCTGCTGGCGACGAGCATCGCATTGCTGGAAACGTACAAATCGCAAAACGTGAAGCCGGATTACGTAGCCGGACATTCTTTGGGTGAATACAGCGCTCTCGTTGCGGCCGGCGTACTGGATTTCGGCGATGCCGTTCGGCTAGTGCGGGCGCGCGGTCAATTCATGGAGCAAGCGGTACCGAGCGGTCAAGGCGCAATGGCGGCCGTATTGGGAGCCGAACGCGAGCAGTTGCAATCGCTTTGCTCGACGATAACCGCCACCGGCGACATCGTCGAGCTTGCCAACGTGAACTGTCCCGGTCAGATCGTCGTGTCCGGTTCCGCCGAAGGCGTCGCCGCCGTTGGCGAGAGAGGGAAAGAAGCCGGTGCCAAGCGGGTCATTCCGCTGGACGTCAGCGGACCGTTTCACTCCTCGCTCATGCAACCCGCGGCGGACAAGCTCGCGGGAGAACTTGCGAAAGCGGAGTTTCGTTCCGCGCAAGTTCCCGTCATCGCTAACGTTCACGCAAAGCCGGTAACGTCGGGCGATGAACTTCGCGAATTGCTCGTGCAACAAGTCGTTTCTCCCGTTCAATGGGAGGATACGATCAAGTTCTTGATCGGCCAAGGCGTCGATACGTTCGTCGAGATCGGTTCCGGAACGGTGCTTGCCGGCTTGATCAAGAAGATCGACAAATCCGTGCAGGTGATTTCGATCAACAGCGCGGCGGCGGCAACGGCAGTTGCACAATGA
- a CDS encoding beta-ketoacyl-ACP synthase III: MNGISVGILGTGKYVPERRLTNQELEQMVETNDEWIVTRTGIRERRIAAPEQATSDLAYEASLQAIKAAGITAEEIDLIVVATITPDMFFPSTACLLQEKLGAKKAAAFDLSAACSGFIYGLANASGLIATGLYRHVLVVGAECLSRITDYSDRNTSILFGDGAGAVVLGQVPEGRGFKSFKLGADGAGGDLLRIYGGGSRLPSSEQSVADRRHFIEMNGRDVFKFAVRIMGNSAEEALASAGYEKSDIDLLIPHQANIRIIQSALERLDLSEDKAMINLDKYGNVSAASIPLALAEAVEQGRVKEGDCLVLVGFGGGLTWGASVLIW, translated from the coding sequence ATGAATGGAATTTCCGTCGGCATCCTAGGAACGGGTAAATACGTTCCGGAGCGCCGCTTAACGAATCAAGAGTTGGAACAAATGGTCGAAACGAACGATGAATGGATCGTCACCCGCACCGGCATACGGGAACGGAGAATCGCGGCCCCGGAACAAGCGACGTCGGATTTGGCTTACGAAGCATCGCTTCAAGCTATTAAAGCCGCGGGGATTACGGCGGAGGAAATCGATCTGATCGTCGTTGCAACGATCACGCCCGATATGTTCTTTCCGTCGACCGCTTGTTTGCTTCAAGAGAAGCTCGGCGCGAAAAAAGCCGCGGCTTTCGATCTGTCGGCCGCGTGTTCCGGGTTTATTTACGGACTGGCGAACGCATCAGGCCTGATCGCGACGGGGCTATACCGTCACGTGCTCGTCGTCGGGGCTGAATGCTTGTCCAGAATTACGGATTACTCGGATCGCAATACTTCGATCCTGTTCGGAGACGGCGCCGGCGCGGTCGTATTGGGTCAAGTTCCCGAAGGCCGCGGCTTCAAGTCGTTCAAGCTCGGAGCCGATGGAGCCGGAGGAGATCTGCTGAGGATATACGGCGGCGGATCGCGTTTGCCTTCTTCCGAGCAATCCGTCGCGGATCGCCGTCATTTCATCGAGATGAACGGCCGGGACGTATTCAAGTTCGCCGTTAGGATCATGGGGAACTCCGCGGAAGAAGCGCTTGCGAGTGCGGGTTACGAAAAGTCGGATATCGATCTTCTGATCCCTCATCAAGCGAATATTCGCATCATTCAATCCGCGCTGGAAAGACTGGACTTATCCGAGGATAAGGCGATGATTAATTTGGACAAGTACGGCAACGTATCCGCCGCATCCATTCCGCTTGCTCTTGCCGAGGCAGTCGAGCAAGGAAGGGTCAAAGAAGGCGACTGCCTCGTGCTCGTCGGATTCGGCGGCGGATTGACCTGGGGCGCGTCTGTTCTGATCTGGTAA
- the acpP gene encoding acyl carrier protein, whose translation MSDVQERVKRIVIERLGVEEAEVTAEASFKDDLGADSLDVVELVMELEDEFDLEISDEDAEKITTVGEVVKYIQSHA comes from the coding sequence ATGTCCGATGTACAAGAACGTGTAAAACGCATCGTTATCGAACGCCTAGGTGTTGAAGAGGCAGAGGTAACAGCCGAAGCATCCTTCAAAGACGACTTAGGCGCTGACTCTCTCGATGTGGTAGAACTCGTTATGGAACTCGAAGACGAATTCGACTTGGAGATTTCAGACGAGGATGCAGAGAAGATCACAACCGTGGGAGAAGTCGTTAAATACATACAATCTCATGCGTAA
- a CDS encoding nucleotidyltransferase: protein MSTVGVIVEYNPLHNGHLYHLQQSKKLTGSENVVAVMSGHFLQRGEPAMADKWARAEMALRAGCDLVLELPVAYSSQPAQWFAYGAVSILEATGVVDSICFGSESGDLASLQRMAELLTEEPAEFVTLLNSQLKEGLPYPSAFTAAATAFLERQGLNEHAFSLTQPNHTLGLHYLMSMRKIDSRMTPYSLRREKSDYGQSDITDVRIASATALRKLLLGESGTLDQLTDYVPSSTLDILKREVAAGRAPIHWQSFERQLFHELFRQEESQLASYAEVTEGLEHRIKNILSGLPELTVSALLRELKTKRYTHTKLQRTLLRILLGHRKELLSPDKLASGIEYIRVLGFNERGRRLLRDMRVSASVPVITSAAKGDWPYLAMDARASAVYSLAFREGDASLAMRDYTAAPIRL from the coding sequence ATGTCAACGGTCGGCGTCATTGTAGAGTATAACCCATTACACAACGGACATCTCTATCATTTGCAGCAATCTAAGAAATTAACGGGTTCCGAAAATGTCGTTGCGGTCATGAGCGGCCATTTCCTGCAGCGCGGCGAACCGGCGATGGCCGACAAATGGGCTCGGGCGGAGATGGCGCTAAGAGCGGGGTGCGATCTCGTTCTAGAGTTGCCGGTCGCCTATAGCTCCCAGCCCGCGCAGTGGTTCGCTTACGGCGCGGTCTCTATTCTAGAAGCGACCGGGGTCGTCGATTCGATCTGCTTCGGCAGCGAAAGCGGAGACCTGGCATCGTTGCAAAGGATGGCAGAACTCTTAACTGAAGAGCCGGCTGAATTCGTTACCCTTCTGAACTCTCAGCTCAAGGAAGGTTTGCCTTATCCATCAGCATTCACCGCTGCCGCCACCGCCTTCCTGGAGCGCCAAGGCTTGAACGAACATGCCTTCTCGCTAACGCAGCCCAATCATACGCTCGGTTTGCATTATTTAATGTCGATGCGCAAAATCGACAGCCGGATGACTCCCTATTCTCTGCGCCGGGAGAAATCAGATTACGGTCAATCCGATATTACGGACGTTCGGATTGCCAGCGCGACCGCCCTCCGCAAGCTCCTGCTTGGCGAATCAGGCACGTTAGACCAACTTACCGATTATGTGCCAAGCTCGACCTTGGACATCCTGAAACGCGAAGTAGCGGCCGGACGGGCGCCTATTCATTGGCAAAGCTTCGAACGTCAGCTCTTCCACGAGTTATTTCGCCAGGAGGAGTCGCAACTCGCTTCGTATGCCGAAGTAACCGAAGGTCTGGAGCACCGAATTAAGAACATCCTGTCGGGTTTGCCCGAACTGACCGTCTCCGCTCTGCTTCGCGAGCTGAAAACGAAAAGATATACCCATACGAAGCTGCAACGCACGTTGCTTCGCATTCTGCTCGGTCACCGCAAGGAACTGCTAAGCCCCGATAAGCTTGCCTCGGGAATAGAATATATTCGCGTTCTCGGATTTAATGAGCGCGGCCGGCGTTTGCTTCGCGATATGCGCGTCTCGGCCAGCGTACCCGTCATTACTTCTGCAGCCAAAGGGGATTGGCCTTACTTGGCTATGGATGCACGCGCCTCGGCGGTCTATTCTCTCGCTTTCCGGGAAGGGGATGCCTCCTTGGCCATGCGCGATTATACCGCCGCCCCTATTCGCCTCTAA
- a CDS encoding DUF2642 domain-containing protein, giving the protein MVHLYHQHLNQVSPAQINPSQIQTVSLVDPYVVEALKKLVGCYVCFETTRGRIEGIIIDVKPDHVLLQTHKHQVCVRIAEIVWTMPL; this is encoded by the coding sequence GTGGTTCATTTGTATCATCAACACCTTAATCAGGTCAGTCCGGCTCAGATTAATCCTAGTCAAATACAAACCGTTTCGTTAGTCGACCCCTACGTGGTCGAAGCTCTCAAAAAGCTAGTCGGATGTTACGTTTGCTTTGAAACAACGCGGGGAAGAATCGAGGGTATTATTATAGACGTCAAGCCTGATCATGTTCTTCTTCAAACCCATAAGCATCAGGTATGCGTCCGAATTGCGGAGATTGTTTGGACAATGCCTTTATAA
- a CDS encoding YceD family protein produces the protein MLLKVQELVARQQPIELQGTLDMAELFRDNSEYNPLAPMKFDLVAKAADDRILVSGQLSCDVRMQCSRCLDKFDETIAVPFEEQFRIVEDGEADLSEDDEAVPVTEERIDLSPYLAEELVVQLPYAPLCSEDCKGLCPECGMNLNEQSCGCNTEKIDPRMAALQDWFKSQKE, from the coding sequence TTGTTGCTAAAAGTACAAGAGCTTGTGGCTCGGCAGCAGCCGATTGAGCTACAGGGAACTCTCGACATGGCGGAATTGTTCCGGGATAACTCGGAATACAACCCGCTCGCCCCGATGAAATTCGACTTAGTGGCGAAAGCCGCCGACGATCGAATTCTCGTGTCGGGTCAACTCTCCTGCGACGTTCGCATGCAGTGCTCGCGCTGCTTGGACAAATTCGACGAAACCATCGCTGTTCCTTTCGAGGAGCAATTTCGGATCGTCGAGGACGGAGAAGCCGATTTAAGTGAAGATGATGAAGCCGTACCGGTAACGGAAGAGCGGATCGATCTTTCTCCTTATTTGGCGGAAGAACTCGTAGTCCAGCTACCGTACGCGCCCCTATGCAGCGAAGATTGCAAAGGATTGTGCCCGGAATGCGGGATGAACCTGAACGAACAATCGTGCGGTTGCAATACGGAGAAGATAGATCCCCGTATGGCTGCGCTTCAGGATTGGTTTAAATCTCAGAAAGAATAA
- the rpmF gene encoding 50S ribosomal protein L32 has protein sequence MAVPFAKTSKARKHKRRTHFKLVVPGMVKCEQCGELKISHRVCKVCGTYKSREIIKQ, from the coding sequence ATGGCAGTCCCTTTTGCGAAGACATCGAAAGCCCGCAAACACAAACGCCGGACGCACTTTAAGTTGGTAGTTCCTGGTATGGTGAAATGCGAGCAATGTGGAGAATTGAAAATTTCGCACCGCGTATGTAAAGTTTGCGGTACGTACAAATCACGCGAAATCATCAAGCAATAA
- the plsX gene encoding phosphate acyltransferase PlsX, whose translation MRIAIDAMGGDHAPHAQVESALSAAAEWPDTHLILVGNPEVLQPLLGQGAPRNISIESAMEIIANDDEPVKAVRRKTNSSMVVAGRLVKDGLADAMISAGNTGALMTVGLLVVGRLKGIERPGLAAIFPTLDNVGVLALDMGANMDAKPEHLLQYALMGSVYRSKVHGIHKPRVGLLNVGTEAAKGNELTKLAFGMLEEAPINFVGNIEARDVLDGKCDVIICDGFSGNIMLKSLEGAASTIFKLLREELTSSFTSKLAAAALKPSFRRVRDRMDYNEYNGAPLLGVNGLVVKGHGSSDAKAMKTAIRQTRTAIGNGLISALADEISGK comes from the coding sequence ATGCGGATTGCTATTGATGCAATGGGCGGCGACCATGCGCCCCATGCACAAGTCGAGAGCGCACTTTCAGCGGCTGCCGAATGGCCGGATACGCATTTGATCTTGGTCGGCAATCCGGAAGTGCTTCAGCCGTTGCTAGGTCAAGGGGCTCCTCGGAATATATCTATCGAAAGCGCAATGGAAATCATCGCGAATGACGATGAGCCGGTCAAAGCGGTCCGTCGCAAAACGAATTCCTCCATGGTCGTGGCCGGCAGACTCGTCAAGGATGGTCTTGCGGATGCGATGATTTCGGCGGGGAATACGGGAGCGTTGATGACTGTAGGCTTGTTGGTCGTTGGCAGGCTGAAAGGCATCGAACGTCCGGGATTGGCGGCGATTTTCCCGACTTTGGACAATGTTGGCGTTCTAGCTCTCGACATGGGGGCTAACATGGACGCGAAACCCGAGCATCTGCTGCAGTACGCGCTGATGGGGAGCGTATATCGCAGTAAGGTGCATGGCATCCATAAACCTCGCGTTGGTTTGCTTAACGTAGGAACCGAAGCGGCGAAAGGCAACGAACTGACGAAGCTCGCTTTCGGAATGCTTGAAGAGGCTCCGATTAATTTCGTCGGAAATATCGAAGCTCGCGACGTATTGGACGGGAAGTGCGATGTCATTATATGCGACGGTTTCTCGGGCAATATTATGCTGAAGTCGCTGGAAGGCGCGGCGTCGACGATCTTCAAGTTATTGCGCGAGGAACTGACTTCGTCTTTCACTTCCAAATTGGCCGCCGCCGCGCTTAAACCGAGCTTCCGCCGGGTCAGGGATAGAATGGATTATAACGAATACAACGGCGCGCCGTTGCTTGGCGTTAACGGATTGGTCGTCAAAGGGCACGGTTCTTCGGATGCCAAAGCGATGAAGACCGCGATCCGGCAAACCCGTACGGCAATCGGCAACGGGCTAATCTCGGCGCTAGCCGATGAAATCAGCGGAAAGTGA